In Lentibacillus sp. JNUCC-1, the genomic window CGCAAAAGCATTCAAAATGCCTTTGCGCTACTTTTTTGTTTTTTTATTTCATCAGACGTTTAACAATGGCATGTGAAAGTTTTCCACCTGGATAGCGAAAAGGTAAATCAAATTTGGTGGATTGCTTCATGACGCTTTTTCGGTGTGTAAAGGTTTCAAAGCTATATTTTCCATGGTAAGCTCCCATGCCGCTTGTGCCAATTCCGCCAAAAGGTAAATGCGGATTGCCGAGATGATAAAGGGAGTCGTTGATTGAACCCCCACCAAACTGAATTCGGTCAATAACCTGGTTTTGCCGCTCTGTCTCTTCCCCGAAATAGTATAGAGCAAGGGGGTGGTCGTCTTCGGCTATTTTATCTATGACTTGGTCCAACTGTGCAAACGTCAGAATTGGCAAGATCGGCCCGAAAATTTCTTCCTGCATAACATTATCATGCCATGTGATATCTTTTAATATTGTTGGTTCAATTTTTCTTGTGTCCGGATCTGACCCGCCGCCATGTACAATTGTGCCTTCGCTCAGAAAAGCTTTTAACCGTGAAAAATGGGCTTTATGGATGATTTTAACATAGTCTTTGTTTTGAAGCGGGCGTTTACCGTAAAATGACATGATATATTTTTTGAGTTTTTTGAGCAGACGTTTTTCGATATCTTTATGAACATAAATGTAATCTGGCGCAACACAGGTTTGACCTGCGTTGGTGAATTTGCCCCATACGATGCGCTTGGCTGCAAGGTCAATGTTTGCATCTTGATCTACAATAGCAGGACTTTTGCCACCGAGTTCCAATGTGACAGGGATCAGCTGCCGGCTTGCTTGCTCCATCACTTTTTTGCCGACTTGAGAACTACCCGTGAAAAACACGTAATCAAATGGTTCTTGAAGCAATTGTTCACTGACCTCTTTTTCGCCTTCTACAACGGTTATATAAGCAGACTCAAATGTCGTTTCTATCATTCTCTTCAGTAAAGCAGATGTTGCTTGAGCATGTTCGGATGGTTTTAACACAACGCAATTTCCTGCTGCAATCGCACCTATGACAGGTGCAAGGGCGAGCTGTAAAGGGTAATTCCAAGGTGCGATTACGAGACATACGCCGAATGGTTCTTTATAAATCTTGTTCTCTGTGCCTTTATGCGTAATTGGGGCTTCCACCTTCTCAGGTTTCATCCAATCTTTTAAATGTTTCAATGCAAAATCAATTTCAGTGTACAAAATGCCCAGTTCGGTTGTCAGGGTTTCATGTTTGGATTTGTTTAAATCGTCTTTCAGTGCTTGATAAATTTGTTTTTCATATTGTTTCAGCATTTTTTTCAATGATTTCAATTGAGCTGTTCTGAAACTGTATGATCGTGTTTCACCTTTGAAAAAATACGTTTTTTGTTTTGCTGCAATTTCATGTATACTCACTTTTTTCTCCTCCCTTGGTCAGATACAGGTACTGTCATAAAGTCATGAGCAATGATCGTATTTGGAAAAACATCCTTGGCTTCAGCTAATAATTGCGGGTGATCGTTCATATGATATCTGGATGAAATATGTGTTAACACAAGCTGAGCCGCACTTGCTTCCGATGCCAGATGTGCTGCATCCCCGATGGCAGTGTGAAAGTACCGATGCGCCAGATGGGCATCCTGCTGTGAAAAAGTAGCTTCATGAACAAGCACATCAACATTTTTAATCAAATCCATGTAATCACGGCTTAAGCGTGTGTCTCCAATAAGAGCTAAATGCCTTCCTTGTTTAGGTGGGCCTATATAATCTTCTCTGTGGATGATGCGGCCATCGGGCAAGGTGGTGGAAGGGTTGTCTTTGATCTGTTGATAGACAGGACCCGGCTGTATGTCTGCATCTTTAAGTTGATCAACGAGCAGTTCACCCATTTTATCTTTTTCTTCAATTCGAAACCCGTAGCTCGGCACCCCGTGTTCAAGTCTTTGACAATAAACCGTAAATTGCTGATCGGAAAAGATTTCGCCTTCGTATAGCTCGACAAAGGTCAGCGGGTATCCCAATTTTGTATGGGATAACTTCAGTGTTGTCTGGACAAACTCCTGAACCCCCGTGGCCCATAGATCGTCAATTCGTCTTTTCCTCCTTGGTGTGAGCGGCTGCTCAAGACGCCTGGAAGACCGAATATATGGTCACCATGCATATGCGTGATGAAAATTTTGTTGATTTTTCCAGGTTTAATGGGTGTGTTGAGAATCTGATGTTGGGTTGCTTCTCCGCAGTCAAACAGCCAAATATGATTGTTTTCCTGATGGAGCGTCAGCGCGATGCTTGAGACGTTGCGCTGTTTTGAGGGCATGCCCGCCCCGGTTCCAAGAAAAACGAGCTCCATATCGTCACTTCCTCTTTATATACATATTTAATGGTGGCGAGGTGCATGATTGTTAAATACATGCCTGAATTGAAGCGCTTTGTCAGGCAGATCCGTGAAGATTCCTGTACACGCTGTTTGAAAACAATGAGCCATGCGCCTTGAACTGTTAACCGTAAAGACTCTTAAAGCGATGTTTTTTTGTCTGCATTGAGCTGCAAGAGCCGGCGTTAAAAATTTATATTTAATATGCAAACTCTTGGCTCCAATTGAGTGTGCTTTTTGAACCACATCTGCGCCTCTTTTCTTGGAAACAAGAAGAGCTGTGTCAATCTCCGGATTCATTTGGTTCAGACGCTCGATGCTATGTGGATTAAAGGAAGACAGCGTTGTATCGTTTAATATACGATAATGATTGAGGTGTTCAACCACAATCACTTCCAAGTCTTTATACTCTATTTTATTATTCTTAAGTTCCAGATTTAAATAAAGCGGCTTATCAGAAAGCCAGTTCAGAAAGTCATCCAAGGATATGATTCCGGTTCCGGAAAAGCTTTTGTCAAACCAGCCGCCTGCATCAAATTGTTTTAACTCATTAAATGTGTAATCTTTAACATAACCGCTACCGTTTGTCGTTCGGTTAATTCTTTCATCATGTATGAGCACAGGCACGTGGTCTTTTGTGAGCTGGACATCTGTTTCAATGCCTTCAGCCCCTGCTTGCCAGGCCAAATCAAAAGCCGGCAGCGTGTTTTCAGGCGCCTGTTTACTCGCACCCCGGTGGGCAATAATCATCGTTTGCATAAAGTCACCTCTCGTTTAATTGTCTTGGATTTCTTGTTAAAAGTCAATTTCTGCCCAGCCGGGTTCAAATGTCTTTAAGTGACTTTTAACCTTTTTAAGCGTAAAATAAACACATACTGAATAACCATTCATTTTCGGAGGTTTTATACATATGACGATACTTGGTGAAACCATTCATCAGATTACCCTACCGACTCCTTTTGCAGTTGGTGATGTGCATGTGTATGTCCTTAAAGGGACATGCTGACATTAATAGATGCAGGCGTAAAAACAAAAGAAGCGTGGGAGGTGTTGAAGTCCGGGTTGCGCCAGCTTGGTTATGGACCTGAAGACGTTGAGCAAGTCGTTTTAACGCATCATCATCCAGATCATACAGGACTGGTTGATGAATTTCCGCGGGCTCAATATATCTCCGGGGATGAAGGGTTACAGCCTTGGCTGATGAGAGATGAGACATATTTACAGCGGTACGAACAATTCTTTTATGATTTGTTTAACCAGTGCAGCATACCTGAAGAATACCATAACGCCCTCCATGGCTTAAGGGCTCCTTTGGTATATTCAGGCATTGGCGAGTTGACGACACCCTTGCATGAAGGGGAAAATCTGCCGGGCCATCCTGGATGGGAGGTAATTGAAACAAAAGGACATGCGCAGACCCATCTGTCTTTTTGGCGCCCGCAAAGTGGCGTTCTGGTTGGCGGAGACCATTTATTGCATCACATATCCCCTAACCCGCTTATTGAGCCTGGTAATCCGCGCCCAAAACCGCTGTTGCAGTACCGCGAAAACGTCCGGAAATGTGTGGGATTGGGGGTCAGCCAAGTTTTGCCAGGGCATGGACGGTGTTTTTCTGATGTGAGGGAGACGACTGACAAGCAGCTGAAAAAGCAGGAAGAACGTGCAGATCAAGTTTTGAAACTGCTCCATCAAAAAGCGTTGACTCCGTTTGACATATGCCGGGCAATCTTCCCTCGGCAATATGAAAAACAGTTGAATTTAACCATGTCCGAAACGCTTGGACAGATTGACTTTCTAGAGGATCAAGGACTTATCCAGCCGCTAGAGGACCAGAAATTAATCTACCAAGCCATCCCCGTCTCACAATGATTGCTTTTAGTCGGTTGCTTTAAATTGGTAAAGATTTAACATAGAAACAGAACGTACATTCGTGTATACTGAGGCCATAAGCAACTGACGAAAGAGGAGAATGTTCAAATGACGGAGATTGAGAAATATTCAAATGCAGAACGCCGTGTGCTGTGTGTGGACATGAAAAGTTTCTATGCAAGTTGTGCAGCGCTGGCGAAGGGGCTTGATCCACTAACCGCTCATCTGGCAGTCGTCGCTGATATAAACCGGAGAGGAAGTGTTGTGCTCGCGGCATCTCCTGCTTTGAAACGCGATTTTGATATTCGGACGGGGAGCCGGCTATTTGAGATCCCGGATGATGAAAGAATTGTTGTAGTCTCAGCACAAATGAATTTGTATTTGCGTGTGTCGACTGAAATCACCCGTCTGTTCCACAAATATGTTCCAAAAGAAGCCATTCACACATATAGTGTTGACGAAAGTTTTTTGGAGCTTTTGGGGACAGAACATTTGTGGGGAGGCCGGAAGCACTTGCTGCGGACATTATCGAAGAACTTGAAGATACATTTGGCCTTACTGCTGCAATCGGAATCGGACCGAACATGCTGCTGGCCAAATTGTGCCTGGATCTTGAGGCGAAACAAACGGGCATTGCACATTGGACCTACGCAGATATACCTGACAAATTGTGGCCTGTTACACCTCTGTCAAAAATGTGGGGCATCGGTTCCCGCCTTGAACAACGGCTGAATCGCTTGGGAATTACTACTGTTGGTCAGCTTGCTAATTATTCACTTTCGCGTTTGGAGAAGACATTTGGCGTGATGGGCAACCAGCTTTATTATCACGCTAACGGCATCGATCTGTCTGAGCTGGGAGCGCCGATATTGGAAGGGCAGAAAAGTTACGGAAAAAGCCAAATTTTGCTTCGGGATTACCATCGTCCAGAAGATGTTGCATGTGTGATTTTGGAGATATGCGAAGAGGTGGGAAAGCGGGCGCGAACCCACGCCCATGCCGGTCGCACCATCAGCCTTGGAATTGGCTACAGCAAAACAGAAGGAGGTGGCGGATTTCATCGGTCACTGACGATTGCCACCCCTACAAATCTGACAATGGACATTTACCGTGCCTCCATGTATTTGTTCCGTAAATTTTACACAGAAAAAACGGTCCGCAGTATCGCGGTCAGTTTGGAAAATATATGTGACGATGATCATATCCAGCTTGATTTATTTGCCAGAGATCGCGCTAAAGAACATACGTTGAGCTATACGGTTGATCAGATACGAAATACCTATGGCAGTGACGCGCTGCTGCGCGCTGTATCGTTCACACCGGCAGGAACAGCATTAGCCCGCTCCAAATTGGTGGGCGGGCATTATGCTGAGTGAACAAAGTGTCTTTACCGGTGATTTGTGTATTGAATGGGTTTCGTCAGCCCTGCCAGTTGATGGTATAAATCTTTGGAAAGCGGCTCTTCGGTCTTCCAATCTGTATTGGCTTTGATTTGTTCTGGTGAACTTGCTCCAAATACCGCACTTGCAACGGCCGGGTGTCTTAAGACGTATTTAAGTGCAAGTTCATTGCGGGTGTTGCCGAATCCGCCTATCCGGCTCAATTCTTCATGAATCATTTCCAATTCGGGATAGCTGTAACCGAGAAGCCCATCTTGCGCTTTTGCATCAAGCTGTCTGCTCCCCCCATCGGCTAAAATACCTTTGGCAAGCGGACCGCGGGCGAGTACACTGATATTATGCTCATGAAGTAAGTCCAACATCGCTTCTTCCGGCCGCCGGTCCAGCAAACTGTATTGCATCATAACGACATCCATATTCGAACGCTGGACATATTCCCGGATAACATTGGAACGTATGGATGAAATACCATATGCAAGAATAAGACCTTCCTCTTTTAATTCTTCAAATGCCGCAATCGATTCGTCAATCGGGTCATCAATTGTACCTCCGTGAAGCATATACACATCGAGATAATCGGTTTGCAGGCGGCGCAAGCTTTCTTTAAGGCCGTTTTTGATATGGTCTTTGGAGGGGTCCCAAAACCAGTCTTTTTTAGTGGCATCAAAATGATTGCCAACTTTTGAGGTGAGTACAATATCTTTGCGCCGCTCATGAATCGCGTCACCGATCAATGTTTCATTCATGCCGAAATCATATAAGTCGGCAGTATCGAGATGATTAATGCCAGCGTCAAGCGCCTGGTCGATCAATGATGCCACATTGTCTGGATCTGTTCCAAGTGACATGCATCCCAGTGTCAGATTGGAGAC contains:
- a CDS encoding aldehyde dehydrogenase, giving the protein MHEIAAKQKTYFFKGETRSYSFRTAQLKSLKKMLKQYEKQIYQALKDDLNKSKHETLTTELGILYTEIDFALKHLKDWMKPEKVEAPITHKGTENKIYKEPFGVCLVIAPWNYPLQLALAPVIGAIAAGNCVVLKPSEHAQATSALLKRMIETTFESAYITVVEGEKEVSEQLLQEPFDYVFFTGSSQVGKKVMEQASRQLIPVTLELGGKSPAIVDQDANIDLAAKRIVWGKFTNAGQTCVAPDYIYVHKDIEKRLLKKLKKYIMSFYGKRPLQNKDYVKIIHKAHFSRLKAFLSEGTIVHGGGSDPDTRKIEPTILKDITWHDNVMQEEIFGPILPILTFAQLDQVIDKIAEDDHPLALYYFGEETERQNQVIDRIQFGGGSINDSLYHLGNPHLPFGGIGTSGMGAYHGKYSFETFTHRKSVMKQSTKFDLPFRYPGGKLSHAIVKRLMK
- a CDS encoding glycerophosphodiester phosphodiesterase, whose translation is MQTMIIAHRGASKQAPENTLPAFDLAWQAGAEGIETDVQLTKDHVPVLIHDERINRTTNGSGYVKDYTFNELKQFDAGGWFDKSFSGTGIISLDDFLNWLSDKPLYLNLELKNNKIEYKDLEVIVVEHLNHYRILNDTTLSSFNPHSIERLNQMNPEIDTALLVSKKRGADVVQKAHSIGAKSLHIKYKFLTPALAAQCRQKNIALRVFTVNSSRRMAHCFQTACTGIFTDLPDKALQFRHVFNNHAPRHH
- a CDS encoding MBL fold metallo-hydrolase, whose protein sequence is MLTLIDAGVKTKEAWEVLKSGLRQLGYGPEDVEQVVLTHHHPDHTGLVDEFPRAQYISGDEGLQPWLMRDETYLQRYEQFFYDLFNQCSIPEEYHNALHGLRAPLVYSGIGELTTPLHEGENLPGHPGWEVIETKGHAQTHLSFWRPQSGVLVGGDHLLHHISPNPLIEPGNPRPKPLLQYRENVRKCVGLGVSQVLPGHGRCFSDVRETTDKQLKKQEERADQVLKLLHQKALTPFDICRAIFPRQYEKQLNLTMSETLGQIDFLEDQGLIQPLEDQKLIYQAIPVSQ
- a CDS encoding aldo/keto reductase — translated: MQKNRLGQSSVHVSNLTLGCMSLGTDPDNVASLIDQALDAGINHLDTADLYDFGMNETLIGDAIHERRKDIVLTSKVGNHFDATKKDWFWDPSKDHIKNGLKESLRRLQTDYLDVYMLHGGTIDDPIDESIAAFEELKEEGLILAYGISSIRSNVIREYVQRSNMDVVMMQYSLLDRRPEEAMLDLLHEHNISVLARGPLAKGILADGGSRQLDAKAQDGLLGYSYPELEMIHEELSRIGGFGNTRNELALKYVLRHPAVASAVFGASSPEQIKANTDWKTEEPLSKDLYHQLAGLTKPIQYTNHR